The following are encoded together in the Bos indicus isolate NIAB-ARS_2022 breed Sahiwal x Tharparkar chromosome 29, NIAB-ARS_B.indTharparkar_mat_pri_1.0, whole genome shotgun sequence genome:
- the LOC109554038 gene encoding olfactory receptor 8B3-like, which translates to MAPGNDSFTTQFILVGLTDQSVLQLPLFFLFLVMYMVTVMGNLSLIILIGLSSHLHTPMYFFLFNLSFIDLCYSTVFTLKMLINIISKKKIISYMGCMTQLYFFTFFGISECYVLTSMAYDRYVAICNPLLYKIAMSPKVCSSFMLGSYLMAFLDAMILIGGMLRLNFCDANTINHYLCDTYPLLQLSCTSTYILELEVIIVSGINIILPSLTIFVSYGLILSNILHISSTEGRSKAFRTCSSHIIAVSLFFGSSAFVYLKPSSMPMNKGKVLSVFYTNVVPMMNPLIYSLRNKDVKLALRKVLRMVKF; encoded by the coding sequence ATGGCTCCAGGGAATGACTCTTTCACAACTCAGTTCATTTTAGTGGGATTAACAGAccaatcagttcttcagctcccCCTGTTTTTCCTGTTTCTAGTAATGTATATGGTCACTGTGATGGGAAATTTGAGCTTGATCATCCTAATTGGGCTGAGTTCACATCTGCACACCCCTatgtactttttcctctttaatttgtCCTTCATAGatctctgttattctactgttttcACACTTAAAATGCTGATTAACATCATATCAAAGAAGAAGATTATCTCTTACATGGGGTGCATGACTCagctttacttcttcactttttttGGTATTTCTGAATGCTATGTGCTGACAtcaatggcctatgaccgctatgtggccatctgtaaccCACTCTTGTATAAAATTGCCATGTCCCCTAAAGTGTGTTCCAGCTTTATGCTTGGTTCCTACTTGATGGCATTTTTGGATGCCATGATTCTTATTGGAGGCATGCTGAGACTGAACTTCTGTGATGCAAACACCATCAACCATTATTTGTGTGATACCTACCCTCTGCTCCAGCTTTCCTGCACAAGTACCTACATCCTTGAGCTGGAAGTTATCATTGTGTCAGGCATCAACATCATTCTGCCCAGTCtcaccatctttgtctcttatgGCCTCATCCTCTCCAACATCCTTCACATCAGCTCCACAGAGGGCAGGTCTAAAGCCTTCAGGACCTGCAGTTCCCACATTATTGCTGTTTCTCTGTTCTTTGGATCAAGTGCATTTGTGTATCTCAAACCATCTTCTATGCCCATGAATAAAGGAAAAGTCTTATCTGTCTTTTACACCAATGTGGTTCCCATGATGAATCCCTTAATTTACAGCTTAAGGAACAAAGATGTTAAACTTGCTCTGAGAAAAGTCCTGAGGATGGTGAAGTTTTGA